A window of Nonomuraea angiospora genomic DNA:
GTTGTGCTGGCTGAAGACGCGCTCGACCGCCACCGCGTCGGGCCGTACGTCGTCGAGCCACTGCTCGATGCCGGCCTCGATGCCGACGAGCCGCGCACCGAGCTCCTCGTCGGCTCCGGTGCGCACCACCCCGACGGCCACGAGCGTCAGCGGCGCGCCCGGCCGCCCCTCGACAGCGCCCAGCCCGCACCGGGTCAGCCCCGGATCGACGCCCATCACCCGCACCGGCCAGCCCCCTCGTCGCCGAACACCTGTTCGGCACGAGACTTTACCCCGGCCGGGGCGCGTACGCACCGGCAATCGCCCGCACGCCGGGGAAGGAAGCCACAGGCGCGCCCCGGACCAGAAGCCTCGGGTCAGAAGCCTCGGGTCAGAAGCCTCGGGTCAGAAGCCTCGGGTCAGAAGTAGTCCAGCATGTACGGCTTGGCGGCGAAGGCCGTGTCGAGCGCCTCGTCGTAGCGGTCGTCACCGGACATCAGCCCGCTCAACCGCAGCGTCGCCGTCGGCACCCCCGCGTACAGCGCCGAGAACCCGTTCACCGAGAGCGTGACCCCGGCCCCCTCGACGGGCGTCACCGCACCGGACCCGCCCGCGACCTCCAGCCGCCACGACCCCCCGCCGCCCAGCGGATCGTCCACGGTGAGCACGGCCTCGCAGCTCACGTACGCCGGAAAGCCCCGCCGCTCGACCGCGGCGGCCACGTCCAGCACCCTGAACATCCACCGCGACTGCCGCACCTCCTCGCTGGACCGCTCCCGCAGCATCCACAGCACCGGGTCGTCCGGAGCCACGGCGGCCACGACTTTGCGGGCGACGGAGGACGCGCTGCCCACCAGCGACCAGAGCGCCCGGGCGGTCTCGGCCGAGCCCGCGACCAGGTTCTCCACCTGCATGTCGTCGCCCCGCCACCGGTAGACGACGAAGCCGTCCTCGGCCAGGTAGAGGAAGTCGTCCTTGTTCTCCAGCCACAGGGACCAGGTGGCCTCGTCCCAGGAGATGGGCCCGCTGGCGCGGGTGGCCGAGTGGACGCGGTGCAGCAGGGAGACGACCTCGCCCGCGTCATCCGGGCCCATCCTGCGCAGCTTGACCTGCCCGGACGGCCGGATCTGGCGCAGCGCCTCGGCCGGGAGCCGGACCTTGTACTGGCCACCGGCGTGCTCGAAGCCGACCGAGCGGTAGATCGGCGTGGTGGCCGGATAAAGCGCCGAGACCGCGTCACCCAGCGCCGCGGCCCGCTCCACGACGGCCCGCATGATCAGGCTGCCGACGCCACGGCCCCGGTCCTCGGGATTGACGGTGACGCCCGCGACGCCCGCCATCGGCTGCGGCCTGCCGTGCCACCACTGCGTGAACCGCCGCAACCGGGCGGCCGCGGCGAGCCTGGAGCCGTCGAACGCGCCCAGATAGCGGCCCTCGCCGAGCGCCGGGAGCACCGCCCGGCGCCACTTCTCGTTGTCGCCGGGGGGCAGCGGCCCGAACGAGCGCCTGCGCAGGTCAAGAACGTCGTCGAGGTCTTCAGCGATCAGGTTGCGAATCTCCACGAGGATCCAACCTATGGCGGGCCGCGCCGCCGGTCCACTTTGGGCGGCCGGCGTCGCGCCTACGCGGCGCCGGCGCGCGCCCGGGAGCGGTTCGTCGTGATGGCGAGCCTGTCGAGGTAGAGCAGCTGGGCGGCCACGGCGGCGATCAGCGCGACGGCGACGACGAGCAGCGGCGTGGCGGCGCCGACGTCGGGCTTCGCCGCGGAGAAGGAGCCGAGCTGGGCCATCTGCGCCACCGGCGCGGTGAACAACGCGGGTTTCTGCGCGACCAGCAGCGGCCAGAGCAGGTCCTGGGCGTTCATCAGGGCGACGGCTCCGGCGAGGATGCCCGCCATGGGCAGCGACGGGACGAACACGCCGCCGAAGAAGTCCTTGTCGGTGCGCTCGGCCAGCCCCTTGCACAGGAGCGTGAGCACGAGCAGGGCCGGGACGCTGACGAGGAGGGGCGGGAAGAGGGCCAGGAAGGTGTCGATGAGGCCCATGTTGCGCATGTTCTGCCAGTTCGCGACGCCGAGGGGCCCCGTGCCGACGAACAACCACGGCGCGAACACCAGCAGCAGCCACTCGCTCCCCCGCCCCAGCGGCCGCAGGCCGCCGATCCCGAGCGCGGCCAGGTAGGCGACGCCCACCGAGACGACCGCTCCGCCGATCGCCGGCACCCACGTGTTCACCTGGGAACGCGGGGAACCCGCCTCCGAGGCGGGCGAGGCGAGCACGCCGTCGATCCACGGCCAGGCGCACACGAGCGCGACGGCGAGGAAGACCACCAGCACCACGATCCCGACGGCCATCCCGACGCCCCCGGCACCACGCCCGGCGGTCACCTCCGCGGGCGGGGTCGGCGCGGCCGCGCCCGGCTCCGGTACGGTACGCGGCGTCAGCGTGACGCTCAGCCTCGAGGCCGCCACGACGACCGTCGCGACGATGCCCAGCACGCCGAGGATCACCCCCGTGAGGGTCGCAACGGACGCGCCAGGGCCGAACTCGGCCATCCGGAAGGCGAAGTCGTACTCCAGCCCCGCGAGCGTCTCTGTGGAGCGCTCAGGGCCTCCCCGGGTGAGCACGAGGCCGAAGGAGAACGTCTGGAGCCCGACCGCGACCGTGGCGATCGCGACGAGCACGCCCACCGCGAGCATCGCGGGCGCCGCACCGCCGCGAGAGTCCCCAGAAAAGCCCTGCGGGACGGAGCCGGCGCGCAGGGCGGGCAGGAACGCCATGACCGCCAGCGCGCACACCACCCCGAACGTGCCGGCCGCGACGATCAGCCGGAGCGTTCCAGGCGCGGTCGCGGGATCGCGCAGCCCTTCGGCCAGCCCCGCCAGGCCGGGCGCGTCCGGCGCCAGCCCGCGCGTCCAGGCCGCCGCCACCCCCACCGGCGAGAACGTGACGATCGCCAGCGACAGCGCGATCCGCCCGGCCCGCCGCGGCCACGTGCCCGCCCGGTCGAGCGCCACCGCCAGCAGCGGCGCCACCACCACGGCCACCAGCAACGGCATCGCGACCAGCGACAGCGTGAACCACGCCGCCCGCCAGAACTCGCCGTCGCCCAGCAGCTTGCCGTAGTTGGCGAACCCCACGTACGTGCTCTCGCGCAGGACGCCGCCCCTCTGCAGGCTGAGCCAGATCGTCTGGATCGTGGGGAGCACGAGCGAGATCAGCGTGCCGAACAGCGCGGGCACGGCCAGCAGCCAGCCGAGCGCCGGAGAGGGGGCCTGTGGAGGGGTGGGGGAAGTCACGTCGCCCGACCCTACGCTGCCCCGCCCCTTCTCGCACCCGAAGAAAGCCCCGGAACCCCCGAAGAAAACCGGGGCCGGAAACGCGGGGGTGGGCGCGCATGAGTAAGGGCCCGGCGTGGCCGAGCCCTTACGTCGGAACGACTGCTAGTCCAGCGCCGCCAGCACGTCGTCCGGCACGTCGAAGTTGGCGAAGACGTTCTGGACGTCGTCGCTGTCCTCCAGCGCGTCGATGAGGCGGAACACCTTCTTGGCGCCCTCCTCGTCGAGCGGCACGCTCATCGTCGGCAGGAAGCTCGACTCGGCCGAGTCGTAGTCGATCCCGGCGTCCTGCAGCGCCTTGCGGACCGGCACCAGGTCACCGGCCTCGGAGACGACCTCGAACGACTCGCCCAGGTCGTTGACCTCCTCGGCGCCCGCGTCGAGGACGGCCATGAGCACAGTGTCCTCGTCGAGCCCGTTCTGCTTGGGCACGATCACGACGCCCTTGCGGTTGAACATGTAGGAGACGGACCCGGGGTCGGCCAGCGAGCCGCCGTTGCGGGTCAGCGCGACGCGGACCTCGGAGGCGGCGCGGTTGCGGTTGTCGGTGAGGCACTCGATGAGCACCGCGACGCCGCCGGGCGCGTAGCCCTCGTACATGATGGTCTGCCAGTCGGCGCCACCGGCCTCGAGGCCGCCGCCGCGCTTGCGGGCGCGCTCGATGTTGTCGTTGGGCACGGAGTTCTTCTTCGCCTTGAAGATGGCGTCGAAGAGGGTGGGGTTGGCGTCCGGGTCGGGGCCACCGGTCCGTGCCGCCACCTCGATGTTCTTGATGAGCTTCGCGAACAGCTTGCCGCGCTTGGCGTCGAGCGCGGCCTTCTTGTGCTTCGTCGTCGCCCATTTGGAGTGGCCGGACATTACCTAGAGCTCCCTCACCATGTCTACGAAGTAACGGTGCACGCGCGTGTCCCCGGTCAGCTCGGGGTGGAACGACGTCGCGAGCAGCGGCCCTTGACGGACCGCGACGATCCTATCCCCAGGCTCGCACCTGCCCAGCACTTCGACGTCGCCGCCGAGGGATTCGACCCAGGGAGCGCGGATGAACACCGCGTGCACCCGCTCCCCCGCGAAGTCCAGGTCGGACTCGAAGGAGTCGACCTGGCGGCCGAACGCGTTGCGCCTGACCACCATGTCGATGCCGCCGATCGTCTGCTGTCCGGCGACGCCGTCCTCGATCCTGTCGGCCAGCATGATCATGCCGGCGCACGAGCCGTAGGCGGGCATGCCTTCCTTGATCCGCAGCCGCAGCGGCTCCAGCATGTCGAAGGTCTCGGCGAGCTTCCACATGGTGGTCGACTCCCCGCCGGGGATGACCAGGCCGTCGATCGCGTCCAGCTCGGCGGGCCGGCGCACGGCGGTGGCCGACGCTCCTGCCTCCTGAAGCATGCGCGCATGCTCGCGCACGTCTCCCTGGAGAGCGAGTACACCGATCGTGGGCACAGTCGATCCTTCCGTCTGGGTGCGGGTTCCGACAATTCAACACCAGGATGGCCTGGGATCTTCCTAAAGGGCCACTTTGACATGGACGGGCTTGTGGTCGGACAGCGTCACGTCCCGTGCGACGCGGCAGGTCCGCACCGTGCCCTTGGGGGCGAACAGGTAATCGAGCTTTTTACCCTCCCTGGTCCACCGGCCGGTGCGCCGCGCGCCGCGCTGGTCGCATTCCTGGTACGCGCGGTAGAGCGGCGCGACGGCCCGGCGACCGGCGGCGGCGCCGTATCCGCTGTCCGGGGGCGCCACGTTGAGGTCTCCGCCGAGGATCGTCCGGTGTCCCGGCTCGGCCGCGATCTCGAGCAGCCGCCTGATCTGCCTGGTCCGGTAGGGGGCGCCGGGCTGCCGGTCGTCGTCGGCGCGGCCGGAGGACAGGTGGGTGCCGCAGGCGCGCACCTTCCTGGCGGGGACGGTGGCGCAGAGGACGGCGCGCTTGACGTACCAGGGCGGGGCGGGCAGCGGGTGGACCTCGAAGGCGGCCCCGTCCTCGGCTGGGTCGCCCGCCACGGCGACCGCGATGCTCTGCGCGCCGCGCGGGCGGCCGAGGCGGTCGGGGTGGCAGGCGTACGGGGTGCCGTCGTGGGAGGTCAGGCCCCATGAGCCGATGGTCCAGGCGCGGCCGGTGCGCTGTTCGAGCCAGAGTTCGAGCGTGCCGGCCGCGCCCGTGCAGAACTCCTGCAGGAAGATCACGTCAGGGGGGCCGTTCTTGATCGCGTACCCGCCGATGCTCTGCGCGAGTTCGAGCGCGCCCGCGCGGTAGAGGGGGCACGCCGCGTTGGTGCCCGCGCAGACGTTCCAGGTCATCACGGACAGCTCGGCCCGTGCGGGCGCCCCGAGCAGGCCGGCCACGAGTAACAGGACAGGTCCCACCATGTGGGGAAATTATCAACCAGCGGGAGCCACCGCGTCCTGGAGCGTGTGGTCGGCGTCCACCCGGTTCAGGACGCGCAGGTGGTGGCGCCGGAAGTAGAGGATGGCCATGCCGACGAAGCAGCAGGCGGCGCCCAGCGCGTACGGCACGGCGACGCCGATCTCCTCGCCCAGCTTGGTGGCGATGAACGGGGCCAGCGCGCCGCCCATCCAGCGCACGAAGTTGTAGCCGGCGGAGGCGACGGGCCTGGGCGCGTCGGAGACCTCCATGGCCGACTCGGTGAACACGGTGTTGTTGAGGCCGATGGGGATGCCGGACAGCACGGTGAACACGATGATCCCGGTGTGCCCGGACAGCGCGATGCCGACCTGGAACACTGCCAGCAGCGCCAGCGCCAGGTGCAGCACGTTCACCGAGCCGATCCTGCGCTGCAGCGGCGGCGCGCCGAACACCGAGGCCAGCGCCACGCACACGCCCCACCCGAAGAAGACGGCGCCGATGCCGTAGGGCGACATGTGCAGGATGAACGGGGTGAAGGCCAGCACGGTGAAGAACGCGAAGTTGTAGAAGAGCGCGGTGAAGGCCGTGGTGGACAGGCCGCCGTGGGCGAGCGCCTTGATCGGCGCGGCGAGGCTCGTCCTGGCGGCGGGCTTGGGGGTGGCCCTGAGCAGGGTGACGATCAGTACGAAGCCGACGGCCATGAGGGTGGCGGTGCCGAAGAACGGGGCCCGCCAGTTCCAGTCGCCGAGCAGGGCGCCCACCAGCGGGCCGGCGGAGATGCCCAGGCCGAGCGCGGCCTCGTACAGGATGATCGCCGCCTCCGCGCCGCCGCTGGCCGCGCCCACGATGACTGCCAGCGCGGTGGCCACGAACAGCGCGTTGCCCAGGCCCCAGCCGGCGCGGAAGCCGACGAGCTCGCCGACGCTGGTGGAGGTGCCGGCGAGCGCGGCGAAGACGATGACGAGGGCGAGCCCGGCCAGCAGCGTCCGCTTGCCGCCGATGCGGCTGGAGACCCAGCCGGTGAGCAGCATCGCCACCGCCGTCACCAGGAAGTAGCTGGTGAACAGCAGCGACACCTGGCTGGGCGTGGCCTTCAGACCTTGGGCGATGGAGGGGAGGATGGGGTCGACGAGGCCGATGCCCATGAAGGCCACGACCGCGGCGAACGCGGTGGCCCAGACGGACACGGGCTGGCGAAGGATTCCGCCGCCGGATTGCATGGTGCTCCTTTACCGGGGGTGGGGGGCTTTACCGGGGGTTTCGGCCGAGCTTGGCCAGGACGGGCAGCGCGGCCGCCAGCGTGGCGCGCTCGTCGTCGGTGAGCGCGGCCAGCTCCTGGCTGAGGTGGGCGATCCTGGCCCGCCGGACGGCCAGCAGCCGCTCGCGGCCCTCGCCGGTCAGCTCGACCGTCCTGACGCGGGCGTCGGCCGGGTCGGAGCCGCGCGCCACCAGGCCGGCGTCCTCCAGGCGGTTGATCTGCACGGTCATCGTGGGCAGCTGGACGGCGTGCTCCTCGGCCAGCTCGGTCATGCGGCGCGGGCCGGGTTCGAGCGAGCCGAGCACGGCGTACTGCTGGCTGGTGACGGGCTGGCCGGCGACGGTGCGCCTGAGCAGGAGGACCAGGTGGCGCAGCACCGTGGAGACCTGCTCGGCCAGGCGGGTGGGGTCGTCCCTCATGCTTAGCCCAACTAACTTAGCCTGGCTAATATTCCGGTCAAGAAAAAAGCGGCACCCCGGAACCGGGGTGCCGCTCGCCGGAGCGATCGTCAGGGACGCTCGGTCTCCAGGCGGACCGTCTCCTCCACGGTCAGCTGCTGCTGGGCGCGCAGCGTCGGGTCGAGCGGGCGCAGGTACGTCTGCTGCACCCCCGGCACCCGGTCCTCCACGACGAACGTGGCCCGCGTGTAGACCTCGGCCCCCGGGGTCTGCACCTTCGGCACCACCCTGAAGTCCGCGGTCAGCTGGTCGCGCTCGATCTTCGTCAGCACGTAACCGCGCTGGTTGTTGTAGAACTTCAGGT
This region includes:
- a CDS encoding carbohydrate ABC transporter permease, which produces MTSPTPPQAPSPALGWLLAVPALFGTLISLVLPTIQTIWLSLQRGGVLRESTYVGFANYGKLLGDGEFWRAAWFTLSLVAMPLLVAVVVAPLLAVALDRAGTWPRRAGRIALSLAIVTFSPVGVAAAWTRGLAPDAPGLAGLAEGLRDPATAPGTLRLIVAAGTFGVVCALAVMAFLPALRAGSVPQGFSGDSRGGAAPAMLAVGVLVAIATVAVGLQTFSFGLVLTRGGPERSTETLAGLEYDFAFRMAEFGPGASVATLTGVILGVLGIVATVVVAASRLSVTLTPRTVPEPGAAAPTPPAEVTAGRGAGGVGMAVGIVVLVVFLAVALVCAWPWIDGVLASPASEAGSPRSQVNTWVPAIGGAVVSVGVAYLAALGIGGLRPLGRGSEWLLLVFAPWLFVGTGPLGVANWQNMRNMGLIDTFLALFPPLLVSVPALLVLTLLCKGLAERTDKDFFGGVFVPSLPMAGILAGAVALMNAQDLLWPLLVAQKPALFTAPVAQMAQLGSFSAAKPDVGAATPLLVVAVALIAAVAAQLLYLDRLAITTNRSRARAGAA
- a CDS encoding endonuclease/exonuclease/phosphatase family protein; this translates as MVGPVLLLVAGLLGAPARAELSVMTWNVCAGTNAACPLYRAGALELAQSIGGYAIKNGPPDVIFLQEFCTGAAGTLELWLEQRTGRAWTIGSWGLTSHDGTPYACHPDRLGRPRGAQSIAVAVAGDPAEDGAAFEVHPLPAPPWYVKRAVLCATVPARKVRACGTHLSSGRADDDRQPGAPYRTRQIRRLLEIAAEPGHRTILGGDLNVAPPDSGYGAAAGRRAVAPLYRAYQECDQRGARRTGRWTREGKKLDYLFAPKGTVRTCRVARDVTLSDHKPVHVKVAL
- a CDS encoding YebC/PmpR family DNA-binding transcriptional regulator, with amino-acid sequence MSGHSKWATTKHKKAALDAKRGKLFAKLIKNIEVAARTGGPDPDANPTLFDAIFKAKKNSVPNDNIERARKRGGGLEAGGADWQTIMYEGYAPGGVAVLIECLTDNRNRAASEVRVALTRNGGSLADPGSVSYMFNRKGVVIVPKQNGLDEDTVLMAVLDAGAEEVNDLGESFEVVSEAGDLVPVRKALQDAGIDYDSAESSFLPTMSVPLDEEGAKKVFRLIDALEDSDDVQNVFANFDVPDDVLAALD
- a CDS encoding MarR family winged helix-turn-helix transcriptional regulator; protein product: MRDDPTRLAEQVSTVLRHLVLLLRRTVAGQPVTSQQYAVLGSLEPGPRRMTELAEEHAVQLPTMTVQINRLEDAGLVARGSDPADARVRTVELTGEGRERLLAVRRARIAHLSQELAALTDDERATLAAALPVLAKLGRNPR
- a CDS encoding GNAT family N-acetyltransferase; the protein is MEIRNLIAEDLDDVLDLRRRSFGPLPPGDNEKWRRAVLPALGEGRYLGAFDGSRLAAAARLRRFTQWWHGRPQPMAGVAGVTVNPEDRGRGVGSLIMRAVVERAAALGDAVSALYPATTPIYRSVGFEHAGGQYKVRLPAEALRQIRPSGQVKLRRMGPDDAGEVVSLLHRVHSATRASGPISWDEATWSLWLENKDDFLYLAEDGFVVYRWRGDDMQVENLVAGSAETARALWSLVGSASSVARKVVAAVAPDDPVLWMLRERSSEEVRQSRWMFRVLDVAAAVERRGFPAYVSCEAVLTVDDPLGGGGSWRLEVAGGSGAVTPVEGAGVTLSVNGFSALYAGVPTATLRLSGLMSGDDRYDEALDTAFAAKPYMLDYF
- the pdxT gene encoding pyridoxal 5'-phosphate synthase glutaminase subunit PdxT codes for the protein MPTIGVLALQGDVREHARMLQEAGASATAVRRPAELDAIDGLVIPGGESTTMWKLAETFDMLEPLRLRIKEGMPAYGSCAGMIMLADRIEDGVAGQQTIGGIDMVVRRNAFGRQVDSFESDLDFAGERVHAVFIRAPWVESLGGDVEVLGRCEPGDRIVAVRQGPLLATSFHPELTGDTRVHRYFVDMVREL
- a CDS encoding MFS transporter, yielding MSVWATAFAAVVAFMGIGLVDPILPSIAQGLKATPSQVSLLFTSYFLVTAVAMLLTGWVSSRIGGKRTLLAGLALVIVFAALAGTSTSVGELVGFRAGWGLGNALFVATALAVIVGAASGGAEAAIILYEAALGLGISAGPLVGALLGDWNWRAPFFGTATLMAVGFVLIVTLLRATPKPAARTSLAAPIKALAHGGLSTTAFTALFYNFAFFTVLAFTPFILHMSPYGIGAVFFGWGVCVALASVFGAPPLQRRIGSVNVLHLALALLAVFQVGIALSGHTGIIVFTVLSGIPIGLNNTVFTESAMEVSDAPRPVASAGYNFVRWMGGALAPFIATKLGEEIGVAVPYALGAACCFVGMAILYFRRHHLRVLNRVDADHTLQDAVAPAG